A segment of the Thermoanaerobacterales bacterium genome:
GCTCTGACCAATGGCCGGGCTGCGCGGGCAGCCCGGTTCCGTTTTCTTCACTCCTTGTCCGCCAAGATATCGGTCAGGTAGGCGCGGTCGCCGACTTCCTCGCCGGCCACTGCGTCCTCATTGAGGAGTTCGAGGCCCGGGTCCAGGTCCTCGTTAACGGGGCGGGCCGTTTTCTTTTTGTCCGGATTTTCCTCGGGTTTCATGGGTGTAGCCTCCTGTCTGAGTGATGGTGCTATTCTTCCCGTCCTCAAGGCTTCTATGAATGTCTTGTCCTGAAACAGCAGGGTTTTCCATTCCGGCGGCGAACAATTGTAAGCGGTTTTTCGCGAGGCATACTATAGGTATTAACGTCACGGAAAGGATGCTGGCCCAGGCATGTCTGCAAACGAGTTCTTGAATTTGGCCCGCGCGGGGATGGAAAAGGCCGGCGCACAGGGAGTGGAGTCGGCCGAGTCTTACCTCAGCCACAGCCGCGAAATCGAAATCGAGGTGCGGGACGGCCGTATCGAAACTATTAAAAGCGCTGAGGAACGGGGCCTTGGATTAAGAGTCTTCCGGGAAAAACGGATCGGGTTCGCCTACACCACCGACCTTTCGCCGGGGGGGCTGGACCGCCTGGCCCGGGATGCTGCGGCCAATGCCTCGCAAACCGCCGAGGACCGTTTTCACCGCCTGCCCAAGCCGTCCGCTTCATACCCGGAGTTGGAGCTGTTTGATCCCGCCATTCCCCAAACGGCCATCGAAGCCAAGGTGGAACTGGCCCGGCGGATGGAAAAGGCCGCGCGCGCCTATGACCCGCGGATTAAGATCATCGAAAGCGCAACGTACCAGGACGGTGAAGTGGAAGTCGGCCTGGTCAATACGGAGGGACTGGCCAGCCATTACCGGGCCGCGATATGCGGCCTCTACATTTCACTGACTGCGCAGGACGGTGACGGGGACAGCCAGACAGGTTTCGCCATGGATTTCCGCCGCCGCCTGGGCGAACTGGCTCCCGAAGCTGTTGGGCGCGAGGCGGCGGAGCGCGCTGTACGCATGCTCGGGGCCCGCACGCCGGGCGGCGGCGAGGTGCCGGCCGTTCTCGACCCCTTTGTGGTGGTGAGCCTCCTCGGAGTCCTGGCCCCCTCCCTGACCGGCGAGGCGGTGCAGAAGGGCCGCTCGCTGTTCGCCGGGAGAATCGGCCAGCCGGTGGCCTCTTCCCTGGTGACGGTCGTTGACGACGGCGCCCACCCGTCCGGTATCCGTTCCGCTCCCTGTGACGGGGAGGGAGTGCCCACCGGTCGCACGGTCTTAATCGAAAACGGAGTGTTAAAGGGTTTCCTGCACAACACCTATACCGCGGCCAAGGACGGCTCCGCCAGGTCGACCGGCAACGGGGTGCGGGGCTCCTTCAAGGGGACGCCGGAGGTGGGGACGACGAACTTCTTCCTCCAGCCGGGGGACGCCGATCCGCAGGAGATCGTCGCCGACACGCCGCGGGGTTTTTATGTGACGGAAGTGATGGGGATGCACACGGCCAACCCCATCTCAGGGGACTTTTCGGTCGGGGCCTCGGGCCTCTGGATCGAGGACGGACGCCTGGCCTACCCGGTACGCGGGGCGGCCATTGCCGGCAATATTCGCGACCTGCTGGCCGCCATCGACGCCGTGGGGCGTGACCTGAGGTTCTTCGGCGGCACCGGGGCGCCGACGGTGAGGGTGAGCAAACTGGCCGTCAGCGGAAGCTAGACAGGTCGCCGGGGAGTTGAAGCGATTGAAAATCCTGGTCTTGCACGGACCAAACCTGAACCTCGTGGGGACGCGGGAACCCGAGATCTACGGTTCGGTTTCCCTGGAGACGATTAATAGAGAGCTTGTTGACTTAGGCGGCCAGCTCGGGGTGGAGGTGGAGTGCCACCAGTCCAACAGCGAGGGGGAACTGGTCGACCGGTTGCAGGCTGCGCGTACCGATTACGCCGCCGTGGTCTTTAACCCCGGGGCCTATACCCACTACAGCCTGGCCCTGCGGGATGCGGTGGCGGCCATCGGCCGGCCGGTGGTCGAGGTCCACCTTTCCAACATCCACGCACGGGAGGAGTTCCGCTCCCGCTCGGTGATCGCCCCCGTGGCGGCGGGCCAGATCAGCGGCCTGGGCCCCTTGAGCTACCTCCTTGGCCTGCACGCCGCCGTCGCCCTGGCCCGGGGAAGGGAGTGCCGCGACCGGTGAACGGACGCCTGGCAGCCGTGCGGGAGAAAATGGACGAGGCCGGCCATGCGGCCCTGCTGGTCACCGGAGAGCACAACCGCCGCTACCTTGCCGGTTTCACGGGTACCACGGGGGTTCTCCTGATCACCGCGGCGCAGGCCTATTTCCTCACGGATTTTCGTTACCTCGAACAGGCGCGTGCCGAGAGCCCGGACTTCGAACTGGTACGGGTGGAACGGACCTGGGTGGAGTCCCTTGCACAGCTTGCAGCGGACCTGGGACTGTCCGAACTGGCCTTTGAAAGCGACCATCTCACGTATTACCAGCATGCCTCCCTCCAGGAGAAGCTGCCCGGGGTTTCTTTGTCCCCCACCCGGGGCCTGGTGGAACAGATGCGGGCGGCGAAGGACGAGGATGAAATCGCCGCCATCCGCCGGGCGGTGGGGATTGTGGACGAGGTCTTTGCGGATGTGGTACGGGAATTCGCCGCCGGCCCGTCCGAGAGGGAACTGGCGGCGGAACTGGAGTACCGTTTCCGGAAGGCCGGAGCGGACGGCAGTTCTTTTGCCACCATTGTGGCTTCCGGGGCCCGGTCCGCCCTGCCGCACGGGGTAGCCTCGGAGAAGCCGCCCGCCCCCGGCGATCTGGTGATCATCGACTGTGGTTGCGTTCACCGGGGTTATTGCTCTGATTTTACCCGCACCCTGCACTTGGGGCCGCGGCCCGCCGACTGGCAGGAAGAAATCTACCGCATCGTCCTCGAGGCCCAGCAGGCGGCCATCGCCGCCATCCGCCCCGGCGTCCCATGCCGCGAAGTGGACGCCGCGGCCCGCGAGGTCATCACCCGCTACGGCTACGGGGATTACTTCGGGCACAGTACGGGCCACGGTCTGGGGCTGGAAATCCACGAGGAGCCCCGGCTGTCGGCCCTAGAGGAGCGCCTCCTGGCCGAGGGCAACGTGGTCACCGTTGAGCCCGGGATTTACCTGCCGGGCAAGGGCGGGGTGCGTATTGAAGATGTGGTGGTGGTACGGGAAGACGCGGCCGAGATCCTCACCCGGACGCCCAAAAACGGTCTGATTTTGGTATAATTTTGGACGGAGTGTGGCAAAAACCGGTAAGGAGGCGGAGGACTTGATCTCAACCAACGATTTTCGCACGGGCCTGACCATCGAACTCGACGGTGAGGTCTACCAGGTGGTGGACTTCCTGCACGTCAAGCCGGGCAAGGGCTCGCCCTTCGTGCGGTCGAAACTCCGGAACATGCGGACCGGGGCCGTTGTCGAACGGACCTTCAACGCCGGGGAAAAAGTGCCGCGGGCCCGCCTGGATAAGCGTGAAGTCCAGTACCTTTACAACGACGGCGAGAACTATAACTTCATGGATACCGAAACCTATGAGCAATTCGCCCTCGGGGGGGATATCCTCGGGGACGCCGTCAAGTACCTGAAGGACAATATGAACCTGTTCCTCCTGTTCCATAACGGGAAGGTGCTGGACATCGAACTCCCCAACACGGTGGAGCTGACCGTTGTTGAGACAACCCCGGGCATCAAAGGGGATACCGCCTCCGGAGGTTCCAAGCCGGCTACCCTTGAGACCGGCCTGGTGGTGCAGGTACCGTTCTTCGTCGAGGAGGGGGATGTCCTGCAAATCGACACCCGCACGGGCCAGTATATTAAACGCGCCTAAAAAGGTCTTCACCTATAACAAACCGGCTGACGTTTAGAACCCCCCTGACAGAGAGATAATATGAGCGTCAGGGCCGTGTGGAACCTCTTTCCACAACGGCAAACAAGAGGGGGTGTTCCTGCGTGAGCGATCTCAAGAGCCGGGTGGCCTACCTGCAAGGATTGGCAGCGGGTCTCGACCTGCCCGAGGATGACAAGCAGGCCCGGCTGCTCCACGGCATTGTCGAGGTGCTGGGCGAATTTGCCGGCAACGTGGAGGACCTGGAGGAGGCCCAAGACAATCTGGAGGACTATCTGGAGAGCATTGACGAGGACCTGTACACCCTGGAGAACAGGATTTACCAGGACGGCGGCGAGGACGCGCTGGCCGACGACTACGTCGAAATCGAGTGCCCGGAATGTCACAGCCTGGTCGCCGTCGACTCCGACCTGGTGGATGACGGGGATTTGAGCGACATTCAGTGCCCGAACTGTGAGGCGGTCATCGACCTCGACACAGGGGCCGACGAAGTGCCGAGCAACGATGTCGTTTAGACCGCATCGCACTAACGCCTAAGGGGGCGCCATAACCGGCGCCCTTTTCGTTTTCGGGTAAAGGAAGTGGGGGCCCGGGTTTGCTGGCATAAAGTGGGAGGAAAGCCCATAGGCATTAACGTAAGAGGGGGGACAAACCGTGCGACGGGAGCTGCCAACGGGCACATTGGAAACTCTGCGGGATGATGTGTCATCTTTCTTCCCGCCCCGCCTGCGGTCCATTCTCCTGGGCCTTTCCCTTGATGTATGGGGGAGAGTGGAGGAGATCCGCCTGCGCCTGGGGCGCCCCCTGGCGCTCAACCTTGGCGAGGGGGAGGTCTTCGTCGACGCCCGGGGCCGGGCGGTTGACGCCCGCGCCGCCTGCGCCGTTTCGGCGGATGACCTTCAGCGGACGGTGCAGCTGGTTACCGGCGCCTCCCTTTACGCCGTCGAGGACGAACTGCGGCAGGGCTTCGTGACCGTGGCCGGCGGCCACCGGGTGGGCTTCGCCGGGCGGGTGATCCTGGACGGCCGGAAGGTCCGGACCATTAAGCACCTGGCCGCCCTCAACTTCCGTATTTCCCGCGAAGTGCGGGGCGCGGCGGACGCCGTTATGCCGCTCCTGATTGACGGGAGCACGGTCCGTCACACCCTGATTATCTCGCCCCCGCGGTCCGGCAAGACGACCCTGCTCCGCGACGCGGTGCGCCAGCTTTCCGACGGCATACCGGCCCTCGGTTTCCCGGGGGTTACCGTCGGCCTGGTGGACGAGCGCTCCGAGGTGGCCGGCTGCTTCCGGGGTGTGCCCCAGCGCGATGTCGGAATGCGGACCGACGTCCTGGATGCCTGCCCCAAGGCCGAGGGGATGATGATGCTCCTGCGCGCCCTATCCCCGCAGGTCATTGCCACCGATGAGATCGGCCGGCGGGAGGACGTGGGGGCTTTGGAAGAGGTCCTGAACGCCGGGGTAAGCATCCTGGCGACGGCCCACGCCGCTTCGGTCGACGAACTCCGGCGGCGGCCGGTGTTTCGCGACCTCCTCGCCCTGGGGATTATCGAGCGCTTCATCGTCCTCGGCCGCGCGCGCGGTCCCGGGACGGTGGAGGCCGTGATCGAGGGGCGGGCCCTGCGAAGGGAGGCGGCGGCGGCATGCTGAAGGCCGTTGGAGCGCTGTGTGTCATCGCGGCCGCCGGGTCATACGGCGTCGTCGTGGCCCGGGATTACGCGCGCCGGCCGAGGGAGTTGCGGGAGGCGCGGGCGGCCCTGTCGATGCTGGAAACCGAAATTGCTTACGGCGCGACGCCCCTGCCCGAGGCCCTGGAAACGGTGGGCCGGCGTTGCGACGGGGCGCTGGCCCGTTTCTTCACCGGCGCCGCGGAGGCGCTGGCGGTACGGGACGGCACGACGGCGGGGGAGGCCTGGGAACACTCCCTGGCGCGTTACAGCGCCCATGCCCCTTTACGACCGGAGGACCTGGCAGCCCTGGGCAGCCTGGGGGCGGTACTCGGCAATTCCGACCGCGAGGACCAGACGCGTCACCTGCGTTTGGCGGGCGAGCGGCTGAAGATCCTGGCGGCCCGCGCCGACGACGAGGCACGCCGTAACGTGCGCCTGTGGCGATACCTGGGGTTCCTGGCCGGGGCGGCCGTGGCCCTGGTCATCTGCTGATACGGGCGGTCTTATGCGAGGAGGGAAGGCCTTGGACACCAGCGTGGACCTGATCTTTAAAATCGCCGGGGTGGGCATTCTCACCGCCGTCCTGCACTCAACCCTGAAGCTTGCGGGAAAGGAAGACCTGGCCCAGCTTTCAACGCTGGCCGGAGTGGCCATTGTCCTCTTCTGGATCGTCGGGCTGATCGCCGACCTGTTCGGGCAGGTGAAGACGGTGTTCCGTCTCTTCTGACCGCTTCACTTTCGCCTTAGGGGTGAGCCGCTTGGAAATCGTGCAGTACGTGGGGTTCGGCCTGATCGCCGCCGTCCTGATCGTTCTCATCCGGCAGCACAAACCCGAACTGGCCCTGCTGCTGAGTATCGGGGCCGGGGCCGTCCTGTTCCTCCTCGTACTGGGCAAGGTCGGGGCGGTGATCGACGTCCTGCGAGACCTGGCGGCCCGCGCCAACGTCAACATGGTCTACCTGGGAGTGGTGCTGAAGATCGTAGGCATTGCCTACATCGGGGATTTCGGCGCCCAACTCTGCCGTGACGCCGGGGAAGGGGCCCTGGCGTCCAAGATCGAGTTCGCGGCCAAGGTCCTGATCCTGGTGCTGGCGGTCCCGATCGTGCTGGCTGTGATGGAGTCGTTGCTGAAGATCCTGTCCTGAGGCGGGGGCCTGCAATGCATAAAAGATGTTTTTTCCCGGTCCTTCTCTTGCTGGTCTGGCTCTTCCTGCCACCCGCTTCCTGGGCGGCCGGGGCCGAAAACACGGGCCGGCAGCCCGCGGCGGCGGCCGACGGAATGCTCAGTGAACTCGACCTCGGGAAGGTGGACGGGGCGGCGAAGATCCTGGAAAAGGAACTGTCCCCCGCCGTGCCCGAGGTGAGTTTCACCGGCCTGGTCCGTTCCCTGGTCCGCGGAGAAGGAGGGATGGGGGCCGGCGATATCCTGGACGCGGTTCTCCGTTATCTCTTCGGCGAAGTGGCCGGCAGCGCCGTGCTTTTGGGGAAGCTGGTCGTCCTGGCGGTGATCGGCGCCGTCTTGCAGAACGTCAGCTCGTCCTTTGAAAAGGCCACCGCCGGCCGGATGGCCCAGGCCGCGGTCTACCTGGTGCTCATCGTGATCGCCCTCGGCTCCTTTACCGCCGCGCTGCGGATCGGCCGGGAGGTTATCGACGGCATGGTCTCCTTTATGCACGCCCTGCTCCCGGTGATGATCACCCTGCTCTGCGCCGTCGGCGGACTGACCACGGCGGCCCTGTTTCATCCCGCAGTGGTGGCGGCGGTAAACGTCACCGCCACCCTGGTGAAGAACATCGTGTTCCCGCTTATCTTCTTTTCGGCCATCCTGACGATGGCGAGCTACCTGGCCTCCGGGTTTTCGGTGACTCGCCTGGCGGACTTCTTCCGGTTCGTGGGGCTGGGCCTGATGGGACTTTTGACCACAGTCTTCCTGGGGGTGTTGGCCATCCAGGGGGTGGCGGGCGCCGTTACCGAGGGTATCGCCTTCCGCACCGCCAAGCTGGCCACCAGCACCTTCATCCCCGTGGTGGGCAGGGTCTTTGCCGACGCCATGGACGCCATGGTCAGCTCATCGCTCCTGGTGAAGAACGCGGTGGGAATGGCGGGGCTGCTGATCGTTTTCCTGATGGTTGTGTTTCCGTTGCTCAAGATCCTGAGCCTTGTGGTTGTCTACAAGCTGGCCGCAGCCCTGGTTCAGCCCTTGGGGGAGAAGAACCTGGCCGATCTGATGAACGCCCTGGGGAACGCCATCGTTTCGATCTTCGCCGTGGTGGGGACGGCCGGCATCCTGTTTTTCTTCGCCCTGGCCATCGTGACCGGCCTGGGGAATATCAACGTTATGCTGCGCTGAGGGCGCCGGCTGCGGGGAGGGAGGGATGGACCTGGAAGCCCTGCACGTGCTGGTTCGGGAACTGGTGGTGCTGGCGGTGTTGGCCCTCTTCTTAGAACTCCTGCTGCCCGCCGGTGATATGCGCCGTTACGTGCGGATGGTTTTCGGGCTGCTGGTTATCGTCGCCGTGGTGCAGGCGGCTGCCGGTCCCTGGCGGGGGCTGGCACAGGAGTTTTCGGCCCTTTCGGTGCAGAGCGTTCCGGCGGCGGGGGACGCCCTGGATGATGGCCGACGATTGTGGGAGGAGAACCAGGCGCGGGCCCAGGCGGGATACCGCGACGGCCTGGCCAAGCAGATTAAGGCCCTGGCGGCCTTCAATCCGCACCTGGAAGTGCGGCACGTGGAGGTCCGCCTGGCGGAAGGAGCAGAAGCCGACCCGGGGGCGATCGAGGAGGTCCTGCTGACCGTGGCCGGGAAGAGCAGGCCCGTCGAGGAGGTCCGGATCGGCGAAGGAGATACGGGGGGCGCGTTTGCGAAGCAGGAAGAAGAGGGCGAACGTCTGCGAACGGTCATCGCCGGCTTCTATAACCTGCGGCTGGAGCAGGTCGTGATAAGTTACGAGCGGTAACACCAAGGGGGATGATGACAATGCCGAAGCTGAACGAGATACTGGCGCGGTTGCTGGGCGAGGGACAACGGCGCCAGCAGATTTTGGTCCTGCTGGCGCTGGGCGTCCTGGGCCTGGTACTGCTTTCGGTGGGATCGGCGGGAGGGGGTGGAGGGGGACAGCCAGGGGCGGACGCGGGGACACCGCGCCCGGAAGAAGGAATGCCGGTTACCCGGAGCGCAGCGCTCAAAACGAGAGCCGAAGAAGAGTACCTGGCGGCCCGCCTGGAGTCCATGCTCTCCCAGGTGGCCGGGGCCGGGGCCGTGGACGTGACGGTCAAGCTGGAAGGGTCGAGCGTCCTCGAGTATGCCACCAGCGGTTCGGTAAACCGCCGGGTTACCGAGGAAACGGACCGGGACGGCGGGCGGCGGGTGATCACCGAGGACAACCTGGACGACCAGGTCGTGGTCGTCCAGGCCGGCGGGGGACAGCAGCAGCAGGCGGTCGTCGAGCGCGAGGTCGCTCCCCGGGTGACCGGGGTACTGGTGGTGGCCGAAGGGGCCCGCGATCCGCAGGTGAGGATGGAACTCTTCCGGGCGACGCGTGCCGCACTGGGCGTGGAACCGCACTTGATCGAGATTATGCCGCGGAAGTTTTAGGGCTGAAACATTGGGCGGGGCACCGCGAAACTGGTGGAGGGGGATGAAGATCCATGCGCCTGGTGTTGGTGAGGCGGCAATGGATAGTACCGGTGATGTTCATTCTCGCCCTGATCACGGCTGCCGTGGCCGGATGGCAGGCGACCGACGGGTCGCGGCGGCCGGCGCCGGCGCCCCCGCCGGCCGCGCCGGCCGCCGGGATCGTCCAAGACCGCGCGGCGGCGGCCGGCGACGCCTTCTACGTCGACTGCCGCCTCGACCGGGAACGGTCCCGCGGGCGGCAGGTGGAGTACCTGCGGGAGATCATCAACGATACCAAAGCGGCGGCCGAGGAACGCAAAGAGGCGCAAAACGAACTCCTGCGCATCACGCGCGAGATTGAACGGGAAACGAGCACGGAGAACATCCTGCGCGCGCGGGGCTTTCCCGACGTCGCGGTCCTCTTCCAGGGCCGGACGGTAACGGTGGTCCTCCCGCAAAGCCTGAACGCGGACGAGCGTACGAGCGTCATTACGCTGGTCGCGCGGGGGACAGGGGTGGCGCCGGAGGACGTGATGGTCATCGACCGGGCCGGCGAGGGGACGGGGACACCCCGTTAACCCGCAAGAGATGAACCCCGGCGGACATGTGTGGCCGTTCGGTCTTGAAAGTGTATTGTATACTTTTTGGGGGCTATATTCCCAATCTACGGCCCCCCAATTATAATAAGGAGCGTATTCCGCTTGTTTTGTACGTTGGGTTGTCAGGTTTGACAACCCAACTTTAATCGGGAGGGGAAGTCTTTGCCGCCGGTCAGGATCACCGACACTACGCTTCGTGACGGCCACCAGAGTTTATGGGCGACTCGTATGCGCACAAAGGAAATGCTCCCTATCGTGGAGAAGTTAGATCAGGTAGGGTATTTTTCCCTGGAGGTCTGGGGTGGGGCGACGTTCGACGTCTGCCTGCGTTACCTGGGGGAGGACCCCTGGGAGCGCCTGCGGCTCCTCAAGAAGGCTGCGCAACGCACCCCGCTGCAGATGCTCCTGCGGGGGCAATCCCTGGTCGGTTATGCCCACTACCCGGACGACGTGGTCGAGGCCTTCGTGGACCGGGCGGTGGCCAACGGCATCGACATCATCCGCATCTTCGACGCCCTTAACGACGTACGCAACATGACCACGGCGATAAGGGCGGCGAAACGCGCCGGGGCGCACGTTCAGGCGACCGTCGTTTACACCCTGAGTCCGGTGCACACCGTCGAGCACTACGTGGCCACGGCGGTGGAACTGGCCGATCTGGGCGCGGACTCGATCTGCATCAAGGACATGGCCGGAATGCTTGCCCCCTACCGGGCCTTCGAGCTGGTCAGCACCCTGAAGCGGAAGCTGTCGATCCCCGTGCAACTGCACTGTCACTACATCGGCGGTATGGCCGTGGGCGCCTATCTTAAGGCGGCCGAGGCGGGGGTCGATGTGATCGACACGGCCTCCGTACCGCTGGCCTTCGGCGCTTCCCAGCCGCCGGCGGAAACCGTAGTCCGTGCCCTGCGGGAGACGCCCTACGATACCGGACTCGACATTCGCCTGTTGTTCGAGATCGCCCAGTACTTTGAGGATCTGCGGAAAGAGCGCGGTTTTGAGCGGGGCGTGACCCGTATCCACGATATGCGCGTCTTTGACCATCAGGTGCCCGGCGGGATGATATCCAACCTGGTCAGCCAGCTGAACGAGCAGCGTGCCCTGCACAGGCTCGAAGAGGTCCTGGCGGAGATCCCCCGGGTACGGGCGGAACTGGGTTATCCGCCGCTGGTCACCCCCACCAGCCAGATCGTCGGCACGCAGGCGGTGCTTAATGTTCTGACCGGACAGCGCTATAAGCTGATCCCGGGGGAGGTCAAGAACTACGTCGCCGGGCTTTACGGGCGTCCGCCCGGGGCTCTTGACCCGGAGATCGCCCGGAAAGTGCTTGGGGACCGCGAACCGGTAACCTGCCGGCCGGCCGACTTGTTGGAACCGCGAATGGAAAAAATGAGGGAAGAAATAGGGGACCTGGCGCAGTCCGAGGAAGATATCCTTTCCTACGTCCTCTTCCCCCAGGTTGCCCGGAAGTTCCTTGAGGCGCGCGCGGTCGGACAGGCGCCGTCCCTGGCGGACGGTGAAAAGCTCCGGCCCGGCTCCGGCCAAAAAACCGCCGGTCCGCCGAACGCTAAGGAGGAAGGCAGGAAGAAAATGAATTTAGAGGAGATCAGGGAACTGATCCGGCTCCTTGACGAGACGGACATCACGGAGTTCTCCCTGGAGAGCCAGGGCATGCGCATCGCCATCAAGAAGGGCGTGCTGCGCGAGGCCGTCCCGCCGTCCCAGGCCGAGGTCCAATCCGG
Coding sequences within it:
- the efp gene encoding elongation factor P, with translation MISTNDFRTGLTIELDGEVYQVVDFLHVKPGKGSPFVRSKLRNMRTGAVVERTFNAGEKVPRARLDKREVQYLYNDGENYNFMDTETYEQFALGGDILGDAVKYLKDNMNLFLLFHNGKVLDIELPNTVELTVVETTPGIKGDTASGGSKPATLETGLVVQVPFFVEEGDVLQIDTRTGQYIKRA
- a CDS encoding SpoIIIAH-like family protein, with product MRLVLVRRQWIVPVMFILALITAAVAGWQATDGSRRPAPAPPPAAPAAGIVQDRAAAAGDAFYVDCRLDRERSRGRQVEYLREIINDTKAAAEERKEAQNELLRITREIERETSTENILRARGFPDVAVLFQGRTVTVVLPQSLNADERTSVITLVARGTGVAPEDVMVIDRAGEGTGTPR
- a CDS encoding stage III sporulation protein AB — its product is MLKAVGALCVIAAAGSYGVVVARDYARRPRELREARAALSMLETEIAYGATPLPEALETVGRRCDGALARFFTGAAEALAVRDGTTAGEAWEHSLARYSAHAPLRPEDLAALGSLGAVLGNSDREDQTRHLRLAGERLKILAARADDEARRNVRLWRYLGFLAGAAVALVIC
- a CDS encoding TldD/PmbA family protein, whose amino-acid sequence is MSANEFLNLARAGMEKAGAQGVESAESYLSHSREIEIEVRDGRIETIKSAEERGLGLRVFREKRIGFAYTTDLSPGGLDRLARDAAANASQTAEDRFHRLPKPSASYPELELFDPAIPQTAIEAKVELARRMEKAARAYDPRIKIIESATYQDGEVEVGLVNTEGLASHYRAAICGLYISLTAQDGDGDSQTGFAMDFRRRLGELAPEAVGREAAERAVRMLGARTPGGGEVPAVLDPFVVVSLLGVLAPSLTGEAVQKGRSLFAGRIGQPVASSLVTVVDDGAHPSGIRSAPCDGEGVPTGRTVLIENGVLKGFLHNTYTAAKDGSARSTGNGVRGSFKGTPEVGTTNFFLQPGDADPQEIVADTPRGFYVTEVMGMHTANPISGDFSVGASGLWIEDGRLAYPVRGAAIAGNIRDLLAAIDAVGRDLRFFGGTGAPTVRVSKLAVSGS
- the spoIIIAD gene encoding stage III sporulation protein AD, with protein sequence MQYVGFGLIAAVLIVLIRQHKPELALLLSIGAGAVLFLLVLGKVGAVIDVLRDLAARANVNMVYLGVVLKIVGIAYIGDFGAQLCRDAGEGALASKIEFAAKVLILVLAVPIVLAVMESLLKILS
- the aroQ gene encoding type II 3-dehydroquinate dehydratase, which encodes MKILVLHGPNLNLVGTREPEIYGSVSLETINRELVDLGGQLGVEVECHQSNSEGELVDRLQAARTDYAAVVFNPGAYTHYSLALRDAVAAIGRPVVEVHLSNIHAREEFRSRSVIAPVAAGQISGLGPLSYLLGLHAAVALARGRECRDR
- the accB gene encoding acetyl-CoA carboxylase biotin carboxyl carrier protein: MPPVRITDTTLRDGHQSLWATRMRTKEMLPIVEKLDQVGYFSLEVWGGATFDVCLRYLGEDPWERLRLLKKAAQRTPLQMLLRGQSLVGYAHYPDDVVEAFVDRAVANGIDIIRIFDALNDVRNMTTAIRAAKRAGAHVQATVVYTLSPVHTVEHYVATAVELADLGADSICIKDMAGMLAPYRAFELVSTLKRKLSIPVQLHCHYIGGMAVGAYLKAAEAGVDVIDTASVPLAFGASQPPAETVVRALRETPYDTGLDIRLLFEIAQYFEDLRKERGFERGVTRIHDMRVFDHQVPGGMISNLVSQLNEQRALHRLEEVLAEIPRVRAELGYPPLVTPTSQIVGTQAVLNVLTGQRYKLIPGEVKNYVAGLYGRPPGALDPEIARKVLGDREPVTCRPADLLEPRMEKMREEIGDLAQSEEDILSYVLFPQVARKFLEARAVGQAPSLADGEKLRPGSGQKTAGPPNAKEEGRKKMNLEEIRELIRLLDETDITEFSLESQGMRIAIKKGVLREAVPPSQAEVQSGGPPIAPADTGEEAPDGAPVVETFTVVAPMVGTFYRAPAPDAPPYVDAGDMVREGQVLCIIEAMKLMNEIEAEVAGEVLEILADNGQTVEYGQPLFVIAKKQG
- the spoIIIAA gene encoding stage III sporulation protein AA → MRRELPTGTLETLRDDVSSFFPPRLRSILLGLSLDVWGRVEEIRLRLGRPLALNLGEGEVFVDARGRAVDARAACAVSADDLQRTVQLVTGASLYAVEDELRQGFVTVAGGHRVGFAGRVILDGRKVRTIKHLAALNFRISREVRGAADAVMPLLIDGSTVRHTLIISPPRSGKTTLLRDAVRQLSDGIPALGFPGVTVGLVDERSEVAGCFRGVPQRDVGMRTDVLDACPKAEGMMMLLRALSPQVIATDEIGRREDVGALEEVLNAGVSILATAHAASVDELRRRPVFRDLLALGIIERFIVLGRARGPGTVEAVIEGRALRREAAAAC
- a CDS encoding stage III sporulation protein AF yields the protein MDLEALHVLVRELVVLAVLALFLELLLPAGDMRRYVRMVFGLLVIVAVVQAAAGPWRGLAQEFSALSVQSVPAAGDALDDGRRLWEENQARAQAGYRDGLAKQIKALAAFNPHLEVRHVEVRLAEGAEADPGAIEEVLLTVAGKSRPVEEVRIGEGDTGGAFAKQEEEGERLRTVIAGFYNLRLEQVVISYER
- the spoIIIAC gene encoding stage III sporulation protein AC — protein: MDTSVDLIFKIAGVGILTAVLHSTLKLAGKEDLAQLSTLAGVAIVLFWIVGLIADLFGQVKTVFRLF
- the spoIIIAE gene encoding stage III sporulation protein AE, whose translation is MHKRCFFPVLLLLVWLFLPPASWAAGAENTGRQPAAAADGMLSELDLGKVDGAAKILEKELSPAVPEVSFTGLVRSLVRGEGGMGAGDILDAVLRYLFGEVAGSAVLLGKLVVLAVIGAVLQNVSSSFEKATAGRMAQAAVYLVLIVIALGSFTAALRIGREVIDGMVSFMHALLPVMITLLCAVGGLTTAALFHPAVVAAVNVTATLVKNIVFPLIFFSAILTMASYLASGFSVTRLADFFRFVGLGLMGLLTTVFLGVLAIQGVAGAVTEGIAFRTAKLATSTFIPVVGRVFADAMDAMVSSSLLVKNAVGMAGLLIVFLMVVFPLLKILSLVVVYKLAAALVQPLGEKNLADLMNALGNAIVSIFAVVGTAGILFFFALAIVTGLGNINVMLR
- a CDS encoding Xaa-Pro peptidase family protein, which codes for MNGRLAAVREKMDEAGHAALLVTGEHNRRYLAGFTGTTGVLLITAAQAYFLTDFRYLEQARAESPDFELVRVERTWVESLAQLAADLGLSELAFESDHLTYYQHASLQEKLPGVSLSPTRGLVEQMRAAKDEDEIAAIRRAVGIVDEVFADVVREFAAGPSERELAAELEYRFRKAGADGSSFATIVASGARSALPHGVASEKPPAPGDLVIIDCGCVHRGYCSDFTRTLHLGPRPADWQEEIYRIVLEAQQAAIAAIRPGVPCREVDAAAREVITRYGYGDYFGHSTGHGLGLEIHEEPRLSALEERLLAEGNVVTVEPGIYLPGKGGVRIEDVVVVREDAAEILTRTPKNGLILV